The following coding sequences lie in one Syngnathus scovelli strain Florida chromosome 1, RoL_Ssco_1.2, whole genome shotgun sequence genomic window:
- the grxcr1a gene encoding glutaredoxin domain-containing cysteine-rich protein 1, whose amino-acid sequence MDGTAAEGQGKPQKRVRFRVASGSSGRVLKEIYKDEGPCDSLDSDCTSSSVASGDGPPYGGGYLGSELDDSESEPDELLVYAAGAAKDQRFTPKRVNILSKNGTVRGVKYKVSAGQTLFENLPHCNSVESLLEFGRIVIYTTSFRVVRTTFERCELVRKIFQNHRLKFVERNIALDSDYGKKLEERCKRVGELPSLPVVFVDGHYLGGAEKILSMNESGELQDLLTKIERVQHPETCQNCGGFAFVPCPTCHGSKMSVFRNCFTDSFKALKCTSCNENGLRPCGSCSQ is encoded by the exons ATGGACGGGACAGCGGCGGAGGGTCAGGGCAAGCCCCAGAAGCGGGTGAGGTTCCGGGTGGCTTCGGGGAGCAGCGGTCGGGTGCTGAAAGAGATATACAAAGACGAGGGGCCCTGCGACTCGCTCGACTCGGACTGCACCAGCAGCTCGGTGGCCAGTGGGGATGGACCGCCTTACGGAGGAGGGTACCTGGGGTCTGAGCTGGATGACAGCGAGAGCGAACCTGACGAGCTGCTGGTGTACGCCGCTGGGGCCGCCAAGGACCAGAGGTTCACCCCCAAAAGGGTCAACATCCTCAGCAAGAACGGCACTGTGAGGGGGGTCAAGTACAAAGTGAGCGCGGGTCAGACGCTCTTTGAAAACCTTCCCCATTGCAACAGT GTGGAGTCATTGCTGGAATTTGGTCGGATTGTGATCTACACCACCAGCTTTCGTGTGGTGAGAACCACTTTTGAGCGCTGCGAGCTGGTGCGCAAGATCTTCCAGAACCACAGGCTCAAGTTTGTGGAGAGGAACATTGCTCTGGACAGCGACTATGGCAAGAAGCTTGAAGAGCGCTGCAAGCGGGTGGGAGAGCTTCCGTCACTACCCGTCGTCTTTGTGGACGGACACTACCTCGGG GGTGCTGAGAAGATACTAAGCATGAATGAATCAGGAGAACTGCAAGATCTTCTGACAAAAATTGAG AGGGTGCAGCACCCCGAGACGTGCCAGAATTGCGGGGGCTTTGCTTTTGTTCCGTGCCCAACGTGCCATGGCAGCAAGATGTCTGTGTTCCGTAACTGCTTCACGGACTCCTTCAAAGCCCTCAAGTGCACTTCCTGTAACGAGAATGGACTGCGGCCTTGCGGGAGCTGCAGCCAGTGA